In Streptococcus respiraculi, one DNA window encodes the following:
- a CDS encoding DUF1694 domain-containing protein encodes MKDINDLIMQQAAGGLKINPDEQRTFLNTFEERVIGLCSIEEANSQLLADHFKKILGQITHDYKPVLVKISPFMDSQKQIFYLKAAQELGCEATIVAEDCAAIFGLVIHTDCPSQVENQELTTQFAEILYPTPAKTVKKSSFWEKLFGQSRKD; translated from the coding sequence ATGAAAGATATCAATGACCTTATTATGCAACAAGCTGCTGGCGGTTTGAAAATCAATCCTGACGAGCAGCGCACATTTTTAAATACCTTTGAAGAACGTGTGATTGGCTTATGTAGCATTGAAGAAGCCAATTCGCAACTACTAGCAGATCATTTCAAGAAAATTCTAGGACAAATAACCCATGACTATAAACCCGTCTTGGTCAAAATCTCGCCCTTTATGGATAGCCAAAAGCAGATTTTCTATTTGAAAGCGGCTCAAGAATTGGGCTGTGAAGCTACTATTGTGGCGGAAGACTGCGCAGCTATTTTCGGTCTGGTCATTCACACGGATTGTCCGAGTCAGGTTGAAAACCAGGAACTGACTACTCAATTCGCAGAAATCCTCTACCCCACTCCTGCAAAAACAGTGAAAAAGTCCTCATTTTGGGAGAAATTATTTGGTCAGTCTAGAAAAGACTAG
- the serB gene encoding phosphoserine phosphatase SerB, with protein MFYTNKEKKMTVKGLLVMDVDSTLILEEGIDLLGEEAGVGSQVADITERAMRGELDFKEALAARVALLKGLPISVFDRILEKIHFTSGARELVAELHARGYKIAVVSGGFHETVDVLAEKLEIDYIKANRMEVEEGILTGRVLGDVVTKETKKAYLEKWASENGLTLAQTIAVGDGANDLPMIQTAGLGIAFCAKPIVQEQAPYQINERNLLKVLELLDKDV; from the coding sequence TTGTTTTATACAAATAAGGAGAAGAAAATGACAGTAAAAGGGTTATTAGTCATGGATGTGGACAGCACCTTGATTTTAGAAGAAGGGATTGATTTGCTTGGAGAAGAAGCAGGCGTCGGAAGTCAAGTTGCAGATATCACTGAGCGTGCCATGAGGGGAGAATTGGATTTCAAAGAGGCATTAGCTGCACGGGTTGCCCTCTTAAAGGGGCTTCCTATAAGTGTATTTGACCGAATTTTAGAAAAGATTCATTTCACCTCTGGGGCAAGAGAGTTGGTTGCAGAATTGCACGCGAGAGGCTATAAGATTGCGGTCGTCTCAGGTGGCTTCCATGAAACGGTGGATGTGCTGGCTGAAAAGCTAGAAATTGATTACATAAAAGCCAACCGTATGGAAGTAGAGGAGGGCATTCTAACGGGTCGTGTCTTAGGAGATGTGGTCACCAAGGAAACCAAGAAAGCCTATCTTGAGAAATGGGCGAGTGAAAATGGTCTAACCTTGGCGCAGACCATTGCTGTAGGGGACGGGGCAAATGATTTGCCCATGATTCAGACAGCTGGTCTTGGAATTGCCTTTTGCGCTAAGCCCATTGTCCAAGAACAAGCTCCATATCAAATCAATGAAAGAAATCTATTAAAAGTCCTTGAATTATTGGATAAGGATGTGTGA
- the ezrA gene encoding septation ring formation regulator EzrA, giving the protein MSRGTIILIVAIVVILIIAYIACLIARKRNDNLLIALEDRKEDLFNLPVNDEVEAVKSLHLIGQSQVSFREWNQKWVDLSLNSFADIENHIFEAEAFNNSFRFVRAKSAIDSIESQIDLIEEDIMAIRQGLKDLKEQEERNSGRVKHALDLFDSLQESVREKAEQYGETLPELEKQLKNIEVEFSEFVMLNSSGDPIEAAGILDKTEEHMIALNQIMDRIPALIEKVNKTLPDQLEDLEAGYRKLVEEGYLFTEGNVESHFQEIRVAIRETTALIVSFDLDAAEAEIGEIQAKIDYLYQIFTREIEAHKGAVKISKNLPKFLEHVVHNTGILTEEAERLNHSYILVESKLSRISKLATKLSSMETVVHDSIAELETPQVAYSILEERLEHALTTLKQMEEEQLVLADYLKSQEVSETNARKKATLYINQLHTLKRYMEKRSLPGIPEDFLSVFFRTSGHVEALLAELDYKRINIEIVNRLLENATFDMNELEEVAYTIVQNAALTEQLLQYSNRYRSSNASIQQAFTRALAIFEKDYDYQAAFEEISFALEAVEPGVTERFVRSYEKTREAIRY; this is encoded by the coding sequence ATGTCTAGAGGAACAATCATTTTAATCGTTGCGATTGTTGTTATCTTAATTATTGCCTATATTGCTTGCCTTATCGCCCGTAAACGAAATGATAATTTATTAATTGCATTAGAAGATCGAAAAGAAGATTTATTCAATTTACCTGTCAACGATGAAGTGGAAGCAGTAAAAAGCTTGCATTTGATTGGTCAGAGTCAGGTATCCTTCCGTGAGTGGAATCAAAAGTGGGTTGACTTATCTCTCAATTCTTTTGCAGATATTGAAAATCATATTTTTGAAGCAGAAGCTTTTAACAACTCTTTTCGTTTTGTTCGTGCTAAAAGCGCTATCGACAGCATCGAAAGCCAAATCGACTTGATTGAAGAAGATATCATGGCAATCCGTCAAGGATTAAAAGACCTAAAGGAACAAGAAGAGAGAAATTCGGGTCGTGTCAAGCATGCCTTGGATCTCTTTGATAGCTTGCAAGAATCTGTCCGTGAAAAGGCTGAGCAATACGGAGAAACCTTGCCAGAATTGGAAAAACAACTCAAAAATATCGAAGTTGAATTTTCTGAATTTGTCATGCTCAACTCATCAGGTGACCCAATTGAAGCTGCAGGCATTTTGGATAAGACAGAAGAGCACATGATTGCCCTCAATCAAATTATGGATCGCATTCCTGCCTTGATTGAAAAGGTTAACAAGACCTTACCAGATCAATTGGAAGACTTGGAAGCTGGTTATCGCAAACTAGTCGAAGAAGGTTACCTATTTACAGAAGGAAATGTTGAATCTCATTTCCAAGAAATTCGAGTAGCCATTCGTGAAACAACTGCCCTCATCGTCTCATTTGATTTGGATGCTGCTGAGGCAGAAATTGGAGAAATCCAAGCTAAGATTGATTACCTATACCAAATCTTTACTCGTGAAATCGAAGCTCACAAGGGAGCTGTTAAGATTAGCAAAAACCTGCCAAAATTCCTTGAACATGTTGTGCATAACACAGGTATTTTGACAGAAGAAGCAGAACGCCTCAATCATTCCTACATTTTGGTGGAAAGCAAGCTATCTCGTATTTCAAAACTAGCAACTAAATTATCATCGATGGAAACGGTCGTTCATGACAGCATTGCAGAATTAGAAACACCACAAGTTGCCTATTCCATCCTTGAGGAGCGTTTAGAGCATGCTCTTACAACCCTCAAACAAATGGAGGAAGAACAGCTTGTATTAGCGGATTATTTGAAATCCCAAGAAGTATCTGAGACCAATGCGCGTAAGAAAGCAACTCTTTATATCAATCAGTTGCATACCTTGAAACGCTACATGGAAAAACGTAGTTTGCCAGGTATTCCAGAAGATTTCCTATCTGTCTTCTTCAGAACGAGTGGCCATGTGGAAGCCTTGTTGGCAGAGTTAGATTATAAACGGATTAATATTGAAATCGTCAATCGTTTGTTGGAAAATGCGACATTTGACATGAATGAATTGGAAGAAGTAGCTTATACCATCGTTCAAAATGCAGCTCTAACAGAGCAGCTACTTCAGTATTCAAACCGCTACCGTTCATCAAATGCTTCGATTCAGCAAGCCTTTACTCGCGCATTAGCGATTTTTGAGAAGGACTACGATTATCAAGCGGCTTTCGAAGAAATTTCATTTGCCTTAGAAGCTGTTGAACCAGGAGTAACAGAGCGCTTTGTACGTTCCTACGAAAAAACGAGAGAAGCCATTCGTTACTAA
- the gyrB gene encoding DNA topoisomerase (ATP-hydrolyzing) subunit B, translated as MTEEITNLQEKAQEYDASQIQVLEGLEAVRLRPGMYIGSTSKEGLHHLVWEIVDNSIDEALAGFATHIELYIEKDNSITVVDNGRGIPVDIQEKTGRPAVETVFTVLHAGGKFGGGGYKVSGGLHGVGSSVVNALSTQLDVRVYKNGNVYYQEYRRGEVVADLEIIDQTDKTGTTVHFTPDPEIFTETTEFDFAKLNKRVQELAFLNRGLHLSITDKREGLEQSKEYHYEGGIASYVEYLNENKDVIFETPIYTDGEMDDITVEVAMQYTTSYHENVVSFANNIHTHEGGTHEQGFRTALTRVINDYAKKNKILKENEDNLTGEDVREGLTAVISVKHPGPQFEGQTKTKLGNSEVVKITNRLFSEAFSEFLLENPQIARRIVEKGILASKARIAAKRAREVTRKKSGLEISNLPGKLADCSSNDSAQTELFIVEGDSAGGSAKSGRNREFQAILPIRGKILNVEKASMDKILANEEIRSLFTAMGTGFGADFDVSKARYQKLVIMTDADVDGAHIRTLLLTLFYRYMRPIVEAGYVYIAQPPIYGVKVGSDVKEYIQPGVNQEQELQEALARHSQGRSKPTIQRYKGLGEMDDHQLWETTMNPENRLMARVSVDDAAEADKIFDMLMGDKVEPRREFIEENAVYSTLDV; from the coding sequence ATGACAGAAGAAATCACTAATTTACAGGAAAAAGCTCAAGAATATGATGCCAGTCAGATTCAGGTCTTAGAAGGTCTTGAAGCGGTACGCTTGCGCCCAGGAATGTATATCGGTTCGACCTCAAAAGAAGGTTTGCACCATTTGGTCTGGGAAATCGTTGATAACTCAATTGACGAAGCCTTGGCTGGTTTTGCGACCCATATTGAACTCTATATTGAAAAGGATAATTCAATTACGGTCGTTGATAATGGACGCGGTATCCCAGTTGATATTCAAGAAAAGACAGGACGTCCAGCGGTTGAAACAGTCTTTACGGTCTTACATGCTGGCGGAAAATTCGGCGGTGGCGGCTACAAGGTTTCAGGTGGTTTGCATGGGGTAGGTTCATCCGTTGTAAATGCCCTTTCAACGCAACTAGATGTGCGTGTTTACAAGAATGGCAATGTCTACTACCAAGAATACCGCAGAGGTGAAGTGGTGGCTGATCTTGAAATCATCGATCAGACCGACAAGACAGGGACGACTGTTCATTTTACACCAGACCCAGAAATTTTCACAGAAACGACAGAGTTTGATTTTGCCAAACTCAACAAACGCGTGCAGGAACTTGCATTCCTCAATCGTGGCTTGCACTTGTCAATTACCGATAAGCGTGAGGGTTTGGAGCAAAGTAAGGAATACCACTATGAAGGCGGAATTGCTTCTTACGTGGAATACCTCAACGAAAATAAGGATGTCATTTTTGAAACACCGATTTATACAGACGGTGAAATGGATGATATCACGGTTGAAGTAGCCATGCAGTATACGACAAGCTATCACGAAAATGTCGTCAGCTTTGCCAATAACATCCATACTCATGAGGGTGGAACGCATGAGCAAGGTTTCCGTACAGCTTTGACTCGCGTCATCAATGATTATGCTAAGAAAAATAAAATCCTCAAGGAAAACGAAGACAATTTGACAGGTGAGGATGTCCGAGAAGGGTTGACTGCTGTCATCTCTGTAAAACATCCCGGACCGCAATTTGAAGGGCAGACCAAGACCAAACTCGGAAATAGCGAGGTCGTGAAAATTACCAACCGCCTCTTCTCAGAAGCTTTTTCAGAATTCCTATTGGAGAATCCGCAAATTGCCCGCCGTATCGTAGAAAAAGGAATCCTAGCAAGTAAGGCTCGGATTGCGGCCAAGCGTGCGCGTGAAGTGACCCGCAAGAAATCAGGGCTAGAAATTTCCAATCTACCTGGGAAGCTGGCAGACTGTTCCTCAAACGATTCAGCTCAAACAGAACTCTTTATTGTAGAGGGAGATTCAGCGGGCGGCTCAGCAAAATCAGGACGTAATCGTGAATTCCAAGCTATCTTGCCAATCCGTGGGAAAATCCTCAACGTTGAAAAAGCCAGCATGGATAAAATCTTGGCCAATGAGGAAATCCGCAGTTTGTTCACAGCTATGGGAACAGGCTTTGGAGCGGATTTTGACGTTAGCAAGGCGCGCTATCAAAAACTCGTCATCATGACCGATGCCGATGTTGATGGTGCCCATATCAGAACCCTGCTTTTAACCCTCTTTTATCGTTATATGCGACCGATTGTGGAAGCCGGTTATGTCTACATTGCCCAACCACCGATTTACGGGGTTAAGGTTGGAAGTGATGTCAAAGAGTATATTCAACCTGGTGTTAATCAAGAGCAGGAATTGCAGGAAGCACTAGCGCGGCATAGCCAAGGACGCTCTAAGCCTACCATTCAGCGTTACAAGGGGCTTGGAGAAATGGATGATCACCAACTATGGGAAACAACGATGAACCCAGAAAATCGACTAATGGCCCGTGTATCTGTTGATGATGCAGCAGAAGCGGATAAAATTTTTGACATGCTCATGGGGGATAAGGTGGAACCTCGTCGCGAATTTATCGAAGAAAATGCGGTCTATTCGACACTCGATGTTTGA
- a CDS encoding DJ-1 family glyoxalase III: MKKVAVILANGFEEIEALTPVDVLRRASMECDMVGLTGLEVEGSHGIKVQADRVFDGDLSAYDMVVLPGGMPGSVNLRDHAGLIAALQAVAGQDTYVAAICAAPIVLEKAELLKERRYTCYPGQEETISSGRHVTETVVIDGNIVTSRGAGTALDFAYQLVDLLGGDGDSLARAMVYKQ, from the coding sequence ATGAAAAAAGTAGCAGTTATACTAGCAAATGGCTTTGAAGAAATTGAGGCTTTAACCCCAGTAGATGTTCTGCGTCGGGCTTCGATGGAGTGTGATATGGTGGGGTTGACAGGCTTAGAAGTCGAGGGTTCTCACGGTATTAAAGTGCAGGCAGATAGGGTCTTTGACGGGGATTTATCAGCCTATGACATGGTGGTCTTGCCAGGTGGTATGCCGGGTTCTGTTAACTTGCGCGACCATGCAGGTTTGATTGCAGCCTTACAAGCAGTTGCGGGGCAAGATACATATGTGGCGGCCATTTGTGCAGCACCGATTGTTTTAGAAAAAGCAGAGCTTCTAAAGGAGCGTCGCTATACTTGCTATCCTGGTCAAGAAGAAACGATTTCGTCAGGTCGGCATGTGACAGAAACAGTTGTCATTGACGGCAATATTGTAACCAGTCGAGGGGCAGGAACGGCGTTAGATTTTGCGTATCAGTTGGTAGATCTTCTTGGTGGTGATGGAGATAGCCTAGCCCGAGCGATGGTATATAAGCAATAG
- a CDS encoding FtsW/RodA/SpoVE family cell cycle protein: MKKTPSLESRVDYALILPVLFLLLIGIASVYIAVSQDYPTNVTSIVGQQLIWILLGIGLAFLVMLFSTKFLWTVTPILYVLGLGLMILPLFFYSPALVASTGAKNWVTIRGVTLFQPSEFMKISYIVMMARSIVSFQKKYPVKSIQKDFQLIGYLTLWTVPVLLLLYFQKDLGTSLVFLAIFSGMVLLSGVSWKILLPTFIAAVVLVGGFLLLFIAPGGTTFLHNMGMDTYKINRIAAWLDPFKNAKSTTYQQAQSLVAIGSGGLTGLGFNKTNLLVPVRESDMIFTVIGEDFGFIGGVTLIGLYTLLIYRMLRITLQSNNRFYTYISTGYIMMLLFHVFENIGAAIGVLPLTGIPLPFISQGGSSIISNLIGVGLMLSMSYQYTLFNEQRYNKSRAYKKITIKRVER, from the coding sequence ATGAAGAAGACTCCGTCTCTGGAGAGCCGTGTTGACTATGCCTTAATTTTACCTGTGTTGTTTTTGCTCTTAATTGGAATTGCTTCGGTTTATATTGCTGTAAGTCAAGATTATCCAACCAATGTTACTTCCATTGTCGGTCAGCAGTTGATTTGGATTCTCTTGGGGATTGGTCTGGCCTTTTTGGTCATGCTCTTTAGCACTAAATTCTTATGGACAGTAACGCCGATTTTATACGTTTTAGGCCTCGGCTTAATGATCTTACCCTTGTTTTTTTATAGTCCAGCACTGGTTGCATCAACTGGAGCCAAGAACTGGGTGACCATTCGTGGAGTGACTCTCTTTCAGCCTTCGGAGTTTATGAAAATCTCCTACATTGTTATGATGGCCCGCAGTATTGTTAGCTTTCAGAAGAAGTATCCTGTAAAGAGTATTCAAAAAGATTTTCAGCTGATTGGTTATTTGACACTTTGGACCGTTCCTGTCTTGCTACTCCTTTATTTCCAAAAAGACTTAGGGACATCGCTGGTCTTTCTGGCTATTTTTAGCGGTATGGTCCTACTATCAGGTGTGTCGTGGAAGATATTGTTACCGACCTTTATTGCTGCGGTTGTCTTGGTAGGGGGCTTTTTGCTTCTTTTTATCGCTCCAGGTGGGACAACCTTTTTGCATAATATGGGGATGGATACCTATAAAATCAACCGTATCGCAGCTTGGCTAGATCCTTTTAAAAATGCCAAATCAACGACCTATCAGCAGGCGCAAAGCTTAGTAGCGATTGGCAGCGGTGGTTTAACCGGTTTAGGCTTTAATAAAACAAATCTCCTCGTTCCCGTTCGGGAGAGTGATATGATTTTTACTGTCATTGGAGAAGACTTTGGATTTATCGGTGGGGTGACCCTAATTGGGCTGTATACCTTGTTGATTTACCGCATGTTGCGGATTACCCTACAATCGAACAATCGTTTTTATACTTACATCTCGACAGGTTACATCATGATGTTGCTCTTTCATGTCTTTGAAAATATCGGCGCAGCTATTGGCGTTCTTCCTCTGACAGGGATTCCTCTCCCCTTTATTTCTCAAGGTGGCTCCTCCATCATCTCCAATCTCATCGGAGTTGGCTTGATGTTATCCATGAGTTACCAATATACCTTGTTCAACGAACAGCGTTATAATAAGTCGCGGGCATACAAAAAAATCACGATTAAACGTGTAGAAAGATAG